A window of Cryptomeria japonica chromosome 3, Sugi_1.0, whole genome shotgun sequence contains these coding sequences:
- the LOC131035608 gene encoding autophagy-related protein 18h isoform X2, protein MKTHAYVHKLRFRSAIYSVRCSPRIVAVALTNQIFCYNTATLELMFNVPSYPIPQGGQGPGSVNIGYGPMDVGPRWLAYVATHAFVSTSGRINPQSVSLATAPLNGSTVAHLAKESSKQIAVGIVTLGDMGYKTLTKYCSELIPDSFSPPTSGNVNWKNHTDAAVGHDSENIGTVIVRDFVSNVVVAQFRPHSIPISALCFDPSGTLLVTASINGHNLNVFRIMPYALGNGSCSTGSNVNASHIHLYKLVRGVTNAVIQDISFSDDSSSIAVSSSRGTSHLYSISPFSVVGSPHNHVSVIVDSSIGSPMVQGLTVMCPWSSPRLKGNQLPIPRHPTILSAVCKVRNGNDGWCSTISNAAAAARGKPNVSSGAVAAVFHNGGNHCLESQLGNSTIKNQLWGFSPPGHVVQYALHPNAAIDIVHYSHPEVASGSSGSIQTEDFRYEELQRWDVGRKLNMDERQDDIYELVGTSVKKERATAWAGYRNVRIHAESDGSEQLVKEDKMTEEKHSWYLSNAEVHTHQERPAIWVKPEIYFHKIMVEAAVEKGSYEEGEIEKFPTRVVEIKSKDLMPLASNVVSSNLPDASALVVNQITNGCTQTVTNGIGVGSTKIQHLNCSLNSHDSVSDFMVQTCSTSQSAFEMTNGSTFDLSNIDLNGWNQGDVSKMHAFENYPRIHGDSNILVHGHEFRKEDSVKSAGNLGVIDEDYVNGLGNHVGTNGNRTLSPDDNSDSFGSSTWDVSAEGETVSPSSVLQTTSISKQCLHEILLQCNNKSKSREVAKSVDSYGKEGSLSGGVNDEDALQNETVEDTKIEDSSVKESSSTAEDNHEDAFGGMFFCEQE, encoded by the exons ATGAAAACCCATGCTTATGTCCATAAACTGCGTTTTCGATCTGCTATATACTCGGTGCGCTGCAGTCCACGAATTGTAGCTGTTGCCCTTACAAATCAA ATCTTTTGTTATAATACGGCAACTCTTGAGTTAATGTTCAATGTGCCATCCTATCCTATTCCTCAAGGAGGTCAGGGACCAGGAAGTGTAAATATAGGCTATGGTCCGATGGACGTTGGTCCAAGGTGGTTAGCATATGTAGCAACTCATGCTTTTGTATCAACCAGTGGTCGCATAAACCCCCAAAGTGTTAGCTTGGCAACAGCGCCCCTTAATGGAAGCACAGTGGCACACCTTGCAAAAGAATCCAGCAAGCAAATTGCTGTTGGGATTGTTACCCTTGGAGACATGGGATACAAGACTTTGACCAAGTACTGTTCTGAGCTTATTCCTGATAGTTTTAGTCCTCCAACATCAGGAAAtgtcaattggaaaaatcatacagATGCTGCAGTTGGACATGACTCTGAAAATATTGGGACG GTGATTGTGAGAGATTTTGTTAGCAATGTAGTTGTTGCTCAATTTAGACCACACAGTATACCCATTTCTGCATTGTGCTTTGACCCCAGTGGCACTCTTCTGGTTACTGCATCAATTAATGGTCATAACCTCAATGTTTTTCGCATTATGCCCTATGCATTAGGGAATGGTTCTTGCTCTACTGGTTCTAATGTGAATGCATCACACATACATCTATACAAGCTGGTTCGTGGGGTGACAAATGCG GTCATACAGGACATCAGTTTCAGTGATGACAGTAGTTCAATTGCTGTCAGTTCCTCCAGAGGAACAAGCCACTTATATTCAATATCACCATTTAGTGTGGTAGGAAGTCCACATAATCATGTAAGTGTGATTGTGGACAGTAGTATAGGATCTCCAATGGTTCAAGGTTTAACTGTTATGTGCCCTTGGTCAAGTCCACGGTTGAAGGGCAATCAGCTACCTATACCCCGACATCCAACAATACTGTCAGCTGTATGCAAGGTAAGGAATGGTAATGATGGATGGTGCAGTACCATCAGCAATGCTGCAGCTGCAGCAAGAGGGAAGCCAAATGTTTCATCTGGTGCTGTTGCAGCTGTTTTTCACAATGGGGGCAATCATTGCCTGGAATCACAGCTTGGGAATTCTACAATTAAGAATCAATTGTGGGGTTTCTCACCTCCTGGTCATGTTGTACAATATGCTTTGCACCCTAATGCTGCAATAGACATAGTGCACTACAGTCATCCAGAAGTTGCTTCAGGTTCTAGCGGATCAATACAAACAGAGGACTTCAGATATGAGGAACTCCAGCGCTGGGATGTTGGTCGAAAATTAAACATGGATGAGCGACAAGATGACATATATGAACTTGTTGGAACAAGTGTTAAGAAAGAACGGGCAACTGCCTGGGCAGGTTATAGAAATGTGAGAATCCATGCTGAATCTGATGGCAGTGAACAGTTAGTAAAGGAAGACAAGATGACTGAAGAGAAACATAGTTGGTACCTCTCAAATGCTGAAGTGCATACACACCAAGAAAGACCTGCAATATGGGTCAAACCTGAG ATATATTTCCATAAAATTATGGTGGAGGCAGCAGTCGAAAAAGGATCTtatgaggaaggagaaattgaaaagTTTCCAACACGTGTTGTTGAAATTAAGAGTAAAGATTTGATGCCACTGGCAAG CAATGTTGTGTCGAGTAACCTGCCAGATGCTTCAGCTTTAGTAGTCAATCAGATAACGAATGGGTGTACACAAACTGTAACTAATGGCATTGGTGTAGGAAGTACCAAAATTCAGCATCTTAACTGTAGTCTTAACTCTCATGACAGTGTGTCTG ATTTCATGGTACAAACTTGCTCAACTTCACAGTCTGCTTTTGAAATGACAAACGGTTCAACCTTTGATTTGTCAAACATTGATCTAAATGGATGGAACCAGGGTGATGTTTCCAAGATGCACGCATTTGAGAACTACCCTCGCATACATGGGGACTCAAATATTCTTGTTCATGGCCATGAGTTTAGAAAAGAAGATTCAGTTAAGAGTGCAGGTAATTTAGGAGTTATAGATGAAGACTATGTAAATGGCCTGGGGAACCATGTAGGGACAAATGGCAATCGGACTTTATCTCCTGATGATAATTCTGATTCATTTGGTTCAAGTACTTGGGATGTTAGTGCTGAAGGTGAAACTGTTTCACCTTCTTCGGTACTACAGACTACAAGCATCTCAAAACAGTGTTTGCATGAAATCCTGCTACAATGCAATAATAAATCCAAATCACGAGAAGTAGCTAAGAGTGTAGATTCCTATGGTAAAGAAGGTAGCCTCTCAGGTGGAGTAAATGACGAGGATGCCTTACAGAATGAAACTGTAGAAGATACTAAGATTGAAGATTCCTCTGTTAAAGAAAGTAGCTCGACAGCTGAGGATAATCACGAGGATGCCTTTGGGGGCATGTTCTTTTGCGAGCAAG AATGA
- the LOC131035608 gene encoding autophagy-related protein 18h isoform X1, with translation MRNDRNRSQGRKSERSRSLLSSSVRAISSVASSLRFAGASIASTVSASEDDRHREQVQWAGFDRLELPTGISHRILLLAYVTGFQVWDIEEVDNVREVLSRRDGPVAFLRIQPQPITVDKEDSGFQAASPLLLVVTGDAAVSESKVPGTLGIGYTNGGIVSLQSEISSFIPTVICFYSMKTHAYVHKLRFRSAIYSVRCSPRIVAVALTNQIFCYNTATLELMFNVPSYPIPQGGQGPGSVNIGYGPMDVGPRWLAYVATHAFVSTSGRINPQSVSLATAPLNGSTVAHLAKESSKQIAVGIVTLGDMGYKTLTKYCSELIPDSFSPPTSGNVNWKNHTDAAVGHDSENIGTVIVRDFVSNVVVAQFRPHSIPISALCFDPSGTLLVTASINGHNLNVFRIMPYALGNGSCSTGSNVNASHIHLYKLVRGVTNAVIQDISFSDDSSSIAVSSSRGTSHLYSISPFSVVGSPHNHVSVIVDSSIGSPMVQGLTVMCPWSSPRLKGNQLPIPRHPTILSAVCKVRNGNDGWCSTISNAAAAARGKPNVSSGAVAAVFHNGGNHCLESQLGNSTIKNQLWGFSPPGHVVQYALHPNAAIDIVHYSHPEVASGSSGSIQTEDFRYEELQRWDVGRKLNMDERQDDIYELVGTSVKKERATAWAGYRNVRIHAESDGSEQLVKEDKMTEEKHSWYLSNAEVHTHQERPAIWVKPEIYFHKIMVEAAVEKGSYEEGEIEKFPTRVVEIKSKDLMPLASNVVSSNLPDASALVVNQITNGCTQTVTNGIGVGSTKIQHLNCSLNSHDSVSDFMVQTCSTSQSAFEMTNGSTFDLSNIDLNGWNQGDVSKMHAFENYPRIHGDSNILVHGHEFRKEDSVKSAGNLGVIDEDYVNGLGNHVGTNGNRTLSPDDNSDSFGSSTWDVSAEGETVSPSSVLQTTSISKQCLHEILLQCNNKSKSREVAKSVDSYGKEGSLSGGVNDEDALQNETVEDTKIEDSSVKESSSTAEDNHEDAFGGMFFCEQE, from the exons ATGAGGAATGATAGGAACAGATCTCAGGGTCGTAAATCGGAACGGAGCCGTAGTTTATTGTCCAGTTCTGTACGTGCTATTTCGTCTGTTGCTTCCTCTCTGCGCTTTGCTGGGGCTTCCATCGCTTCTACAGTTTCTGCGTCTGAGGACGACCGCCACAGAGAACAG GTACAATGGGCAGGTTTTGACAGACTGGAATTGCCAACAGGCATTAGTCACCGCATTCTTCTGCTTGCATATGTAACTGGTTTCCAAGTTTGGGACATTGAGGAAGTAGATAATGTGCGTGAGGTGCTCTCAAGGCGTGATGGCCCTGTTGCATTCCTACGAATTCAACCACAACCAATTACTGTGGACAAAGAGGATAGTGGCTTTCAAGCTGCCTCACCTTTATTGTTGGTTGTTACTGGTGATGCTGCTGTCAGTGAAAGCAAAGTTCCAGGCACACTTGGTATTGGATACACTAATGGTGGGATTGTTTCACTGCAATCAGAGATTAGTAGTTTTATACCTACAGTTATTTGTTTTTATTCTATGAAAACCCATGCTTATGTCCATAAACTGCGTTTTCGATCTGCTATATACTCGGTGCGCTGCAGTCCACGAATTGTAGCTGTTGCCCTTACAAATCAA ATCTTTTGTTATAATACGGCAACTCTTGAGTTAATGTTCAATGTGCCATCCTATCCTATTCCTCAAGGAGGTCAGGGACCAGGAAGTGTAAATATAGGCTATGGTCCGATGGACGTTGGTCCAAGGTGGTTAGCATATGTAGCAACTCATGCTTTTGTATCAACCAGTGGTCGCATAAACCCCCAAAGTGTTAGCTTGGCAACAGCGCCCCTTAATGGAAGCACAGTGGCACACCTTGCAAAAGAATCCAGCAAGCAAATTGCTGTTGGGATTGTTACCCTTGGAGACATGGGATACAAGACTTTGACCAAGTACTGTTCTGAGCTTATTCCTGATAGTTTTAGTCCTCCAACATCAGGAAAtgtcaattggaaaaatcatacagATGCTGCAGTTGGACATGACTCTGAAAATATTGGGACG GTGATTGTGAGAGATTTTGTTAGCAATGTAGTTGTTGCTCAATTTAGACCACACAGTATACCCATTTCTGCATTGTGCTTTGACCCCAGTGGCACTCTTCTGGTTACTGCATCAATTAATGGTCATAACCTCAATGTTTTTCGCATTATGCCCTATGCATTAGGGAATGGTTCTTGCTCTACTGGTTCTAATGTGAATGCATCACACATACATCTATACAAGCTGGTTCGTGGGGTGACAAATGCG GTCATACAGGACATCAGTTTCAGTGATGACAGTAGTTCAATTGCTGTCAGTTCCTCCAGAGGAACAAGCCACTTATATTCAATATCACCATTTAGTGTGGTAGGAAGTCCACATAATCATGTAAGTGTGATTGTGGACAGTAGTATAGGATCTCCAATGGTTCAAGGTTTAACTGTTATGTGCCCTTGGTCAAGTCCACGGTTGAAGGGCAATCAGCTACCTATACCCCGACATCCAACAATACTGTCAGCTGTATGCAAGGTAAGGAATGGTAATGATGGATGGTGCAGTACCATCAGCAATGCTGCAGCTGCAGCAAGAGGGAAGCCAAATGTTTCATCTGGTGCTGTTGCAGCTGTTTTTCACAATGGGGGCAATCATTGCCTGGAATCACAGCTTGGGAATTCTACAATTAAGAATCAATTGTGGGGTTTCTCACCTCCTGGTCATGTTGTACAATATGCTTTGCACCCTAATGCTGCAATAGACATAGTGCACTACAGTCATCCAGAAGTTGCTTCAGGTTCTAGCGGATCAATACAAACAGAGGACTTCAGATATGAGGAACTCCAGCGCTGGGATGTTGGTCGAAAATTAAACATGGATGAGCGACAAGATGACATATATGAACTTGTTGGAACAAGTGTTAAGAAAGAACGGGCAACTGCCTGGGCAGGTTATAGAAATGTGAGAATCCATGCTGAATCTGATGGCAGTGAACAGTTAGTAAAGGAAGACAAGATGACTGAAGAGAAACATAGTTGGTACCTCTCAAATGCTGAAGTGCATACACACCAAGAAAGACCTGCAATATGGGTCAAACCTGAG ATATATTTCCATAAAATTATGGTGGAGGCAGCAGTCGAAAAAGGATCTtatgaggaaggagaaattgaaaagTTTCCAACACGTGTTGTTGAAATTAAGAGTAAAGATTTGATGCCACTGGCAAG CAATGTTGTGTCGAGTAACCTGCCAGATGCTTCAGCTTTAGTAGTCAATCAGATAACGAATGGGTGTACACAAACTGTAACTAATGGCATTGGTGTAGGAAGTACCAAAATTCAGCATCTTAACTGTAGTCTTAACTCTCATGACAGTGTGTCTG ATTTCATGGTACAAACTTGCTCAACTTCACAGTCTGCTTTTGAAATGACAAACGGTTCAACCTTTGATTTGTCAAACATTGATCTAAATGGATGGAACCAGGGTGATGTTTCCAAGATGCACGCATTTGAGAACTACCCTCGCATACATGGGGACTCAAATATTCTTGTTCATGGCCATGAGTTTAGAAAAGAAGATTCAGTTAAGAGTGCAGGTAATTTAGGAGTTATAGATGAAGACTATGTAAATGGCCTGGGGAACCATGTAGGGACAAATGGCAATCGGACTTTATCTCCTGATGATAATTCTGATTCATTTGGTTCAAGTACTTGGGATGTTAGTGCTGAAGGTGAAACTGTTTCACCTTCTTCGGTACTACAGACTACAAGCATCTCAAAACAGTGTTTGCATGAAATCCTGCTACAATGCAATAATAAATCCAAATCACGAGAAGTAGCTAAGAGTGTAGATTCCTATGGTAAAGAAGGTAGCCTCTCAGGTGGAGTAAATGACGAGGATGCCTTACAGAATGAAACTGTAGAAGATACTAAGATTGAAGATTCCTCTGTTAAAGAAAGTAGCTCGACAGCTGAGGATAATCACGAGGATGCCTTTGGGGGCATGTTCTTTTGCGAGCAAG AATGA